In Gammaproteobacteria bacterium, one DNA window encodes the following:
- a CDS encoding DUF2249 domain-containing protein: protein MAQERVLDVSMLEPPEPLERALDAVETLRAGEYLRMIFPREPHPLFTLLEQYGVEFLSDPTPDMRWEVRAWLQGDTEAARAAHASVPGSAGPATH, encoded by the coding sequence ATGGCACAGGAACGCGTGTTGGACGTGAGCATGCTCGAACCGCCGGAGCCACTGGAGCGCGCCCTGGATGCGGTAGAGACACTGCGCGCGGGCGAGTATCTGCGCATGATCTTTCCGCGCGAGCCGCACCCGCTGTTCACGCTGCTGGAGCAGTACGGCGTCGAATTCCTTTCCGATCCGACGCCCGACATGCGCTGGGAGGTGCGTGCCTGGCTGCAGGGTGATACCGAGGCCGCGCGTGCGGCACACGCGTCGGTACCCGGATCAGCCGGACCGGCTACCCACTGA
- a CDS encoding hemerythrin domain-containing protein, translating to MHTISDFLSTDHRHCDDLFAAAEAACGQQDWPRCSQAFADFRQAMEQHLSMEEEVLFPSFEEAAGSAAGPTQVMRLEHEQMRELFEQMAEAVAGQDAAQYLGLSETLLVLMQQHNMKEEQILYHMCDRMLGARTEQVLERMRQLRRA from the coding sequence ATGCACACCATCAGCGATTTTCTCAGCACCGATCACCGCCACTGTGACGACTTGTTCGCGGCGGCGGAAGCGGCGTGCGGCCAGCAGGACTGGCCGCGTTGCAGCCAGGCGTTCGCGGATTTCCGACAGGCCATGGAACAGCATCTGTCGATGGAGGAAGAGGTGCTGTTCCCCAGCTTCGAAGAGGCAGCCGGCAGCGCCGCGGGGCCGACCCAGGTCATGCGCCTGGAGCACGAGCAGATGCGCGAACTGTTCGAGCAGATGGCCGAGGCCGTCGCCGGGCAGGATGCGGCACAGTATCTCGGTCTGTCGGAGACGCTGCTGGTGCTCATGCAGCAGCACAATATGAAGGAGGAGCAGATCCTCTACCACATGTGTGACCGCATGCTGGGTGCGCGCACCGAACAGGTGCTGGAGCGCATGCGGCAGCTGCGGCGTGCCTGA
- a CDS encoding MBL fold metallo-hydrolase yields the protein MDTPLYTARRSWVLTAALLTAATALAAAGYGGLVDRGGGAGAARHTLPAHAIDTPVLPHTRLGADDSPDDTLPFYRLAPDTYFFYGNIATIDADNRGFNGNAGFVVTDAGVVVIDALGTPRLGQRLIATVRSVTDQPIRYLILTHNHPDHAYGATALRALDGVQVVGHPGMAEYLGSPTFEQSVEYRRGLLPQDMVGFTAVAPDLLVPAETFGRLRLELGGRTFDVYNSGRHHSHGDLVVHQVEDGILWVSDLAFNQRVTYIGDGHSAALLAAHDWLQKTFGDIRLMVPGHGSAQRPPFPMLAATRAYVEGLRARMRQQLEADRSLQDAVAAAAMPDWAQVPLYEENHRANASFIYRELEPEFF from the coding sequence ATGGACACGCCTCTGTACACAGCGCGCAGGTCATGGGTTCTCACGGCCGCGCTGCTGACTGCCGCAACGGCGCTGGCGGCGGCCGGGTATGGCGGGCTGGTCGACCGTGGTGGTGGCGCGGGCGCTGCGCGGCATACACTGCCGGCGCATGCCATCGACACGCCGGTACTGCCGCATACGCGGCTGGGTGCGGACGATAGCCCCGATGATACCCTGCCGTTCTACCGGCTCGCCCCGGATACGTACTTTTTCTACGGCAACATCGCCACCATCGACGCCGACAACCGCGGCTTCAACGGTAATGCGGGCTTCGTGGTGACGGATGCCGGCGTGGTCGTGATCGATGCACTCGGTACGCCGCGCCTCGGCCAGCGTCTGATTGCCACGGTGCGCTCGGTCACCGATCAGCCGATCCGCTATCTCATCCTGACGCACAACCATCCCGATCACGCCTATGGCGCGACCGCGCTGCGCGCACTGGACGGTGTGCAGGTGGTGGGTCACCCCGGCATGGCCGAGTACCTCGGTTCGCCGACGTTCGAGCAATCCGTGGAGTACCGGCGTGGTCTGCTGCCGCAGGACATGGTCGGCTTCACCGCGGTCGCGCCTGATCTGCTGGTACCGGCCGAGACCTTCGGCCGGCTGCGGCTCGAACTCGGTGGCCGGACCTTCGATGTCTACAACAGTGGCCGCCACCACTCGCACGGTGATCTGGTGGTGCATCAGGTGGAGGACGGTATCCTGTGGGTCTCGGATCTGGCCTTCAATCAACGCGTCACCTACATCGGTGACGGCCACAGCGCCGCGCTGCTCGCCGCCCACGACTGGCTGCAGAAGACCTTCGGCGATATCCGCCTGATGGTGCCCGGCCACGGCAGCGCCCAGCGCCCGCCGTTTCCGATGCTGGCGGCGACGCGCGCCTACGTCGAAGGGTTGCGCGCGCGGATGCGGCAGCAGCTCGAGGCCGACCGGTCGCTGCAGGACGCGGTCGCTGCGGCGGCCATGCCGGACTGGGCGCAGGTGCCGCTGTACGAGGAAAACCACCGGGCCAATGCCAGTTTCATCTACCGCGAGCTGGAGCCGGAGTTCTTCTGA
- a CDS encoding dihydroorotate dehydrogenase-like protein, translated as MIDLSTDYLGLRLANPLVPSASPLSRDLDTARRLEDAGAAALVMYSLFEETIAASEEAAARFFHEQAIGFGEADSFRPVPVADEYLSELDDYLEQVATLKRSLSIPVIASLNGISADGWVHYGRQLQEAGADALELNVYYVAADPFESGAEVESRYVELLYQLKAAVAIPITMKLSSQFSSVGHFVRSLEAAGAQGVSLFNRFYQPDIDLETREVTPTLTLSSPYEALLRVHWVAALYGKVDLSLAVTGGIHTAEDALKALMAGADVTHLCSVLLKKGPETLGRIRTDMLRWLEEHEYASVQQLKGCVSRQHAIDPTAYDRANYVKVMDRHRSPDGVWR; from the coding sequence ATGATCGATCTCAGCACCGACTATCTCGGCCTCAGGCTCGCCAATCCGCTGGTACCCTCGGCCTCGCCGCTGTCGCGCGATCTGGACACGGCACGACGGCTGGAGGACGCCGGCGCCGCGGCGCTGGTCATGTATTCGCTGTTCGAGGAGACCATCGCCGCCTCGGAGGAGGCGGCGGCGCGCTTCTTTCACGAGCAGGCCATCGGCTTCGGCGAGGCGGACTCCTTCCGGCCCGTGCCGGTGGCCGATGAGTATCTGAGCGAGCTCGACGACTATCTGGAGCAGGTGGCCACGCTCAAACGCAGCCTGTCCATCCCCGTGATCGCCAGTCTCAACGGCATCTCCGCCGACGGCTGGGTGCACTATGGCCGGCAACTGCAGGAGGCGGGTGCCGACGCCCTGGAGCTGAACGTCTATTATGTCGCCGCCGATCCGTTCGAGTCCGGCGCCGAGGTCGAGAGCCGCTACGTCGAGCTGCTGTATCAGCTGAAGGCGGCCGTCGCCATCCCCATCACCATGAAGCTGTCGTCGCAGTTCAGCTCCGTCGGCCACTTCGTGCGCTCACTGGAGGCCGCCGGCGCACAGGGTGTGTCACTGTTCAACCGCTTCTATCAGCCCGACATCGATCTGGAGACGCGGGAGGTGACGCCGACGCTGACCTTGTCATCGCCCTACGAGGCGTTGCTGCGCGTCCACTGGGTGGCGGCCTTGTATGGCAAGGTCGATCTGTCGCTGGCGGTGACCGGCGGTATCCACACTGCGGAGGATGCCCTGAAGGCGCTGATGGCCGGTGCCGACGTCACCCACCTGTGCAGCGTGCTGCTCAAGAAGGGTCCCGAGACGCTCGGTCGCATCCGCACGGACATGCTGCGCTGGCTGGAGGAACACGAATATGCCTCGGTGCAGCAACTCAAGGGCTGCGTCAGCCGCCAGCACGCGATCGACCCGACCGCCTACGACCGCGCCAACTACGTCAAGGTGATGGACCGCCACCGCTCACCGGACGGGGTATGGCGCTGA
- the nifJ gene encoding pyruvate:ferredoxin (flavodoxin) oxidoreductase: MNAGSWLTIDGNEATATVAHRVSEVCAIYPITPASAMGEFADAWSAEGRKNLWGTVPHIVAMQSEGGAAAAVHGALQAGSLATSFTASQGLLLMIPSMYKVAGELSPMVLHVAARSLACQALSIFGDHSDVMAVRQTGFAMLCAGSVQEAMDFAAIAHTATLAGRVPMVHFFDGFRTSHEVAKIRAVEDSVLRALVSDEQVHAHRARALSPEHPVLRGSSQNPDVYFQGREAVNPYYIAFPGIVQATMDRFAALTGRAYRLFEYHGAVDAERVMVIMGSGAEAVHETVDFLNAQGARVGLLRVRLYRPFDATALLAALPETVRALAVLDRTKEPGADGEPLYKDVVTALAQSHMGGDPKFGRLPRIIGGRYGLSSKEFTPGMIKAVFDELGREQPKNGFTIGIHDDVTHTSLEWDTGWRTDAHTGAVQALFYGLGSDGTVSANKNSIKIIGEATELYAQGYFVYDSKKAGAVTVSHLRFGPRPIRSTYLIGDDEAQFVACHQPVFLQRYDMLDKAATGAVFLLNSPEPPERVWDSLPRRMQQQMIDKRIRFYTIDAYQVAQDAQMGKRINTIMQTCFFAISDVLPRAQAIAAIKAAVEKTYGRKGGRILEFNFRAIDATLASLHAVPLPETATSGFERPPVVAPDAPDFVTRFTAALLAGEGDRVPVSLMPVDGTFPLGTAAYEKRNLALEIPVWEPELCTQCGKCPLVCPHSAIRSKLVPASLMENAPEGFKYRQALGRDYPQDHVMMYQVAPEDCTGCGLCVDICPIRDKSNASRKALNMAPIEPLRAQEQANWAFFLTLPEYDRSAVKRTTLKGSMLLEPLFEFSSACVGCGETPYIKLASQLFGDRMLVANATGCSSIYGGNLPTTPWTVNAAGRGPAWNNSLFEDNAEFGLGLRIAVDKQTEYARELLCDLRERLGEDLVAELRAAARPDQQGDEQAIAEQRAGVALLRQVLQDIDDPRARALETVADALVRRSVWIIGGDGWAYDIGYGGLDHVLASGRNVNILVLDTEVYSNTGGQMSKATPRGAVAKFAAGGKPTSKKDLALLAMGYDNVYVAQVAYGARDTQTLRAFLDAEAHDGPSLIIAYSPCIAHGVDLSFNHRQQDLAVASGHWPLLRYEPARAAAGKNPLRLDSAEPSIRYREFVETETRFNMLWRSHPDAAETFLTESQQEVRERYHRYRQLADLPPEPPVDPAARPVEPPIPPTAEEDGS, from the coding sequence ATGAATGCTGGATCCTGGCTGACCATCGACGGCAACGAGGCCACCGCGACCGTCGCGCACCGCGTGAGTGAGGTGTGCGCCATCTATCCCATCACGCCGGCCTCGGCCATGGGTGAGTTCGCCGACGCCTGGTCGGCGGAAGGTCGCAAGAACCTCTGGGGCACGGTGCCGCACATCGTCGCGATGCAGAGTGAGGGCGGCGCCGCCGCCGCGGTGCACGGCGCCCTGCAGGCGGGCAGCCTGGCGACCAGCTTCACGGCCTCGCAGGGTCTGTTGCTGATGATCCCCAGCATGTACAAGGTCGCCGGCGAGCTCTCCCCCATGGTGTTGCACGTCGCGGCGCGCTCACTCGCCTGCCAGGCGCTGTCGATCTTCGGCGACCACAGCGACGTGATGGCGGTGCGTCAGACAGGTTTCGCCATGTTGTGCGCCGGTTCGGTGCAGGAGGCGATGGATTTCGCCGCCATCGCGCATACCGCGACGCTGGCGGGCCGCGTGCCCATGGTGCATTTCTTTGACGGCTTCCGTACCTCGCACGAGGTCGCCAAGATCCGTGCGGTGGAGGACAGCGTACTGCGTGCGCTGGTGTCCGACGAGCAGGTGCACGCGCACCGCGCCCGTGCGCTGTCGCCGGAGCATCCGGTGCTGCGTGGCAGTTCGCAGAACCCGGACGTGTATTTTCAGGGCCGCGAGGCCGTGAATCCCTACTACATAGCGTTTCCCGGCATCGTGCAGGCGACCATGGACCGCTTCGCCGCACTCACCGGGCGTGCCTACCGATTGTTCGAGTACCACGGTGCGGTGGATGCCGAACGTGTCATGGTCATCATGGGCTCGGGCGCGGAGGCGGTGCACGAGACGGTCGATTTCCTGAACGCGCAGGGCGCGCGGGTCGGGTTGCTGCGGGTGCGTCTGTACCGGCCGTTCGACGCCACGGCGTTGCTGGCCGCACTGCCGGAGACGGTGCGCGCCCTCGCCGTGCTCGACCGTACCAAGGAGCCGGGTGCGGACGGCGAGCCGCTGTACAAGGACGTCGTGACCGCGCTGGCGCAGTCGCACATGGGCGGCGACCCGAAATTCGGCCGGCTGCCGCGCATCATCGGCGGCCGCTACGGCCTGTCGTCCAAGGAATTCACGCCGGGCATGATCAAGGCGGTATTCGACGAACTCGGGCGTGAACAGCCGAAGAACGGTTTCACCATCGGTATCCACGACGATGTCACCCATACCAGTCTGGAATGGGACACCGGCTGGCGCACGGATGCGCACACGGGTGCCGTGCAGGCGCTGTTCTACGGCCTCGGTTCCGACGGCACCGTGAGTGCCAACAAGAACTCGATCAAGATCATCGGCGAGGCCACCGAGTTGTACGCGCAGGGCTACTTCGTCTACGACTCCAAGAAAGCCGGCGCGGTGACGGTATCGCATCTGCGCTTCGGCCCGCGGCCGATCCGCTCGACCTATCTGATCGGCGACGACGAGGCGCAGTTCGTCGCCTGCCACCAGCCGGTGTTCCTGCAGCGCTACGATATGCTCGACAAGGCCGCCACGGGCGCGGTGTTCCTGCTGAACTCGCCCGAGCCGCCGGAGCGCGTCTGGGACAGCCTGCCGCGGCGTATGCAGCAGCAGATGATCGACAAGCGCATCCGCTTCTACACCATTGACGCCTACCAGGTCGCCCAGGATGCGCAGATGGGCAAGCGCATCAATACCATCATGCAGACCTGTTTCTTCGCCATCTCCGACGTGCTGCCGCGCGCGCAGGCCATCGCCGCGATCAAGGCGGCCGTGGAGAAGACCTATGGCCGCAAGGGCGGACGCATCCTCGAGTTCAATTTCCGCGCCATCGACGCGACGCTTGCCAGCCTGCACGCGGTGCCGTTGCCCGAGACGGCGACCAGCGGCTTCGAGCGACCGCCGGTGGTCGCCCCCGATGCCCCGGATTTCGTGACTCGGTTCACCGCCGCGCTCCTCGCCGGCGAGGGCGACCGGGTGCCGGTGAGTCTGATGCCGGTCGACGGCACCTTCCCGCTGGGCACCGCGGCCTATGAGAAGCGCAACCTCGCGCTGGAGATCCCGGTATGGGAGCCGGAGCTCTGCACCCAGTGCGGCAAGTGTCCGCTGGTCTGTCCGCACAGCGCGATCCGCAGCAAGCTGGTGCCCGCGAGCCTGATGGAGAACGCGCCGGAAGGTTTCAAGTACCGTCAGGCACTCGGCCGGGACTACCCGCAGGACCACGTGATGATGTATCAGGTCGCGCCCGAGGACTGCACCGGCTGCGGGCTGTGCGTGGACATCTGCCCGATCCGCGACAAATCCAACGCCTCACGCAAGGCGCTCAACATGGCACCCATCGAGCCCCTGCGCGCGCAGGAGCAGGCCAACTGGGCATTCTTCCTGACGCTGCCGGAATACGACCGCAGCGCGGTGAAGCGCACCACCCTGAAGGGCTCGATGCTGCTGGAACCCTTGTTCGAGTTCTCCAGTGCCTGTGTCGGTTGCGGCGAGACGCCCTACATCAAGCTCGCCAGCCAGCTGTTCGGCGACCGCATGCTGGTTGCCAATGCCACCGGTTGTTCGTCCATCTATGGCGGCAATCTGCCGACCACGCCCTGGACGGTGAACGCCGCCGGCCGCGGCCCGGCCTGGAACAATTCGCTGTTCGAGGACAATGCCGAGTTCGGCCTGGGGCTGCGCATCGCCGTCGACAAGCAGACCGAATACGCGCGCGAGTTGCTGTGCGACCTGCGCGAGCGCCTCGGCGAGGACCTGGTCGCCGAATTGCGCGCCGCGGCCCGGCCGGACCAGCAGGGCGACGAGCAGGCGATCGCCGAGCAGCGCGCGGGCGTGGCGCTGTTGCGCCAGGTACTGCAGGATATCGACGACCCGCGTGCCCGCGCACTGGAGACCGTTGCCGATGCCCTGGTGCGGCGCAGCGTGTGGATCATCGGCGGTGACGGCTGGGCCTACGACATCGGCTACGGCGGTCTGGACCACGTGCTCGCCTCCGGCCGCAACGTGAACATCCTGGTGCTGGATACCGAGGTGTATTCCAACACCGGCGGCCAGATGTCCAAGGCGACGCCGCGCGGCGCGGTGGCCAAGTTCGCCGCCGGCGGCAAGCCGACCAGCAAAAAGGATCTGGCCCTGCTGGCGATGGGTTACGACAACGTCTATGTCGCACAAGTCGCTTACGGTGCCAGGGATACGCAGACACTGCGCGCCTTCCTCGATGCCGAGGCGCACGACGGACCGTCGCTGATCATCGCCTATTCGCCCTGCATCGCCCACGGCGTGGACCTGTCGTTCAACCATCGCCAGCAGGACCTCGCGGTCGCGAGCGGTCACTGGCCGCTGCTGCGCTACGAGCCGGCGCGCGCCGCGGCCGGCAAGAATCCGCTGCGGCTGGATTCCGCCGAGCCGTCGATCCGCTACCGGGAATTCGTCGAGACCGAGACACGCTTCAACATGTTGTGGCGCAGCCACCCGGATGCGGCCGAGACCTTCCTGACAGAGTCCCAGCAGGAGGTGCGGGAGCGCTATCATCGCTACCGGCAGCTGGCCGACCTGCCCCCCGAGCCGCCGGTGGACCCGGCAGCTCGACCCGTGGAACCGCCCATACCGCCGACGGCCGAGGAGGATGGATCATGA
- a CDS encoding CHAD domain-containing protein codes for MTRTAEQSMDDTRLTLPTSETPNPMAPLLAMPATRAAAIIASVQLDKVREGHLRLTKHPDGEALHDFRVGLRQLRSTLDAYPEAFPSLPKKLRKRMRRLARDTSEARDSEVQLDWLRRQERQVRGEGALGFRWLLRQIELRTAEAYRELRNDVLEDFGYIDQRLCEVLAHNEALDTAVAGASPGASLGHLCADHLTELVDELAFHLHHIETREDEDQVHAARIYGKRIRYLLAPLRAESKGCESVVRRLQRLQNLLGEYHDAQVFGDVLRRRIRKASTGQAERWLELMLNTAPDARALARERKQDMVTGVLLVARLVAKRKEKLFQQLGRMQAQGEIEQLLHDIAMLATDLAAQSDAR; via the coding sequence ATGACCCGGACCGCGGAGCAGTCGATGGACGACACCAGGCTCACCCTGCCCACGAGTGAGACGCCCAACCCGATGGCGCCACTGCTGGCCATGCCCGCGACGCGGGCCGCAGCCATCATCGCCTCGGTGCAGCTCGACAAGGTACGTGAAGGACACCTGCGCCTGACCAAGCACCCCGACGGAGAGGCGCTGCACGACTTCCGCGTCGGCCTGCGTCAGCTGCGCAGTACCCTCGATGCCTATCCAGAGGCCTTCCCCTCGCTGCCCAAAAAACTGCGCAAGCGCATGCGCCGGCTGGCGCGCGACACCAGTGAGGCGCGCGACAGCGAGGTGCAGCTCGACTGGTTGCGCCGTCAGGAACGGCAGGTGCGTGGTGAGGGGGCGCTGGGTTTCCGCTGGCTGCTGCGGCAGATCGAGTTGCGTACCGCCGAGGCCTATCGCGAGCTGCGCAACGACGTACTGGAGGATTTCGGCTACATCGATCAACGGCTGTGCGAGGTGCTGGCCCACAACGAGGCCTTGGATACGGCCGTCGCTGGCGCGTCACCTGGTGCATCGCTGGGACATCTGTGCGCCGATCATCTCACGGAGCTGGTCGACGAGCTGGCCTTCCATCTGCACCACATCGAGACGCGCGAGGACGAGGACCAGGTGCACGCGGCGCGCATCTACGGCAAGCGCATCCGCTATCTGCTCGCACCGCTGCGCGCCGAGAGCAAGGGCTGTGAGTCCGTTGTGCGGCGCCTGCAGCGGCTGCAGAATCTGCTCGGTGAATATCACGACGCGCAGGTGTTCGGCGATGTGCTGCGCCGGCGCATCCGCAAGGCCTCCACCGGACAGGCTGAGCGCTGGCTGGAGCTCATGCTCAATACGGCACCGGACGCACGGGCGCTGGCCCGCGAGCGCAAGCAGGATATGGTCACCGGCGTGCTGCTGGTGGCGCGCCTCGTCGCCAAGCGTAAGGAGAAGTTGTTCCAGCAGCTCGGTCGGATGCAGGCGCAGGGTGAGATCGAACAGCTGCTGCACGACATCGCCATGCTGGCGACTGACCTCGCCGCGCAGTCGGACGCCCGCTAG
- a CDS encoding arylesterase, translating into MWVLWSLAWVAQADGAVDAQSDRAPRILVLGDSLSAAYGIRIEEGWVALLQRRLREHGLPQQVVNASVSGETSAGGRARLPDLLAREAYAVVIVELGGNDGLRGLGIDQTRDNLRTIIRTAHAAGTRVLLVGMRLPPNYGRTYTEAFAAMFPQLAAQERVALVPFLLDGIATRPGLMQPDRIHPRAEAQAHMLDIVWPELEPLLDTGD; encoded by the coding sequence ATGTGGGTCCTTTGGAGCCTGGCCTGGGTGGCGCAGGCCGACGGTGCGGTGGATGCCCAGTCTGACCGTGCGCCGCGCATCCTGGTTCTCGGCGACAGCTTGAGCGCCGCCTATGGTATCCGAATCGAGGAGGGCTGGGTGGCGCTGCTGCAGCGGCGGCTGCGTGAGCACGGCCTGCCGCAGCAGGTCGTCAACGCCAGCGTCAGTGGCGAGACCAGCGCCGGCGGCCGGGCGCGCCTGCCGGATCTGCTGGCACGGGAGGCCTATGCCGTGGTGATCGTGGAGCTCGGTGGCAACGACGGCCTGCGCGGGCTCGGTATCGACCAGACCCGCGATAATCTGCGCACGATCATCCGCACCGCGCACGCCGCTGGTACCCGGGTGCTGCTGGTCGGCATGCGTCTGCCGCCCAACTACGGCCGCACCTACACCGAGGCCTTCGCCGCGATGTTTCCGCAACTCGCCGCCCAGGAGCGGGTGGCGCTGGTGCCCTTTCTGCTCGACGGTATCGCCACCCGGCCAGGTCTCATGCAGCCCGACCGTATCCATCCGCGCGCCGAGGCCCAGGCTCACATGCTTGATATCGTCTGGCCGGAACTCGAGCCGCTGCTGGACACGGGGGACTGA
- a CDS encoding ABC transporter ATP-binding protein has product MEKTALITVHQLSKVVPIGGGTLTILDKVDLEINRGDSVAILGASGSGKSTLLGLLAGLDVPSDGEVWVGEVCISRLDEDGRARARAGQIGFVFQTFQLLPSLTAVENVMLPLELAGRRDAGEYARDWLGRVGLADRLDHYPRQLSGGEQQRVAIARAFVARPALLFADEPTGNLDSVTGARIIELLFELNRDQQTTLVLVTHDPSLAERCRRHVQLDAGRATERPR; this is encoded by the coding sequence ATGGAAAAGACTGCTCTCATTACGGTGCATCAGCTCAGCAAAGTCGTACCGATCGGCGGTGGTACCCTGACGATCCTGGACAAAGTCGACCTGGAGATCAATCGCGGCGACAGCGTCGCCATCCTCGGTGCATCCGGCTCGGGCAAGTCCACCCTGCTGGGACTGCTGGCCGGTCTGGATGTTCCCAGCGACGGCGAAGTGTGGGTCGGCGAGGTCTGCATCAGCCGTCTGGACGAGGACGGCCGCGCGCGCGCGCGCGCCGGACAGATCGGTTTCGTGTTCCAGACGTTCCAGCTGCTGCCCAGCCTCACGGCCGTCGAGAACGTCATGCTGCCGTTGGAGCTCGCCGGGCGACGCGATGCCGGCGAATATGCCCGCGACTGGCTGGGGCGCGTCGGCCTCGCCGACCGCCTCGACCACTATCCGCGCCAGCTCTCGGGCGGCGAACAGCAACGCGTCGCCATCGCCCGCGCCTTCGTCGCGCGGCCCGCATTGCTGTTCGCCGACGAACCCACCGGCAACCTCGACAGCGTCACCGGAGCACGCATCATCGAGCTGCTGTTCGAGCTCAACCGCGACCAGCAGACCACACTGGTGCTGGTCACCCACGACCCCTCACTGGCGGAGCGCTGCCGGCGCCACGTGCAGCTCGATGCCGGCCGCGCGACGGAGCGGCCACGATGA